A single genomic interval of Acidovorax sp. 1608163 harbors:
- a CDS encoding ATP-binding protein, producing the protein MTSSTNAPHTPPHAQPQSKARSANASAGLRNLHQLIQLRWIAVVGQLLTIEATYYSLGMPLPLQAMLSIVAGMVVFNVLSLLRWRTRRSVHDVELFIALLVDVGALTAQLYLSGGIGNPFVFLYLLQIAVGAMLLRGGYIWSIVVVASACVMLLSQHSQPLPLATNVHDGWASPYVLGLLVCFMLNAILVVIFITRISHNLRRRDARLAAVRQRAAEEEHIVRMGLLASGAAHELGTPLATLAVILGDWKRVPALASDATLQEDIAEMEAQVKRCKTIVSGILLSAGETRGELSSQTTVRQFLDTLVQDWRTTRSVQEFVYDNLIEDDSPMVADVTLEQMVFNVLDNARDASPHWVSLQAQRDADALRIVVTDRGPGFTTDVLTHLGTPYQSTKGRPGGGLGLFLSMNVARTLGGSVVAHNRPGGGAEVTITLSLPAITLQATAPEDHGH; encoded by the coding sequence ATGACCAGCAGCACTAACGCCCCCCACACACCGCCACACGCGCAGCCCCAGAGCAAGGCCCGTTCGGCCAACGCCTCCGCAGGGCTGAGAAACCTGCACCAGCTCATCCAACTGCGCTGGATTGCGGTGGTGGGCCAGTTGCTCACCATCGAGGCCACCTACTACAGCCTGGGCATGCCCCTGCCCTTGCAGGCCATGCTGTCCATCGTGGCGGGCATGGTGGTGTTCAACGTGCTCAGCCTGCTGCGCTGGCGCACCCGGCGCAGCGTGCACGACGTGGAGCTGTTCATTGCCCTGCTGGTGGACGTGGGCGCGCTCACCGCCCAGCTGTACCTGAGCGGCGGCATCGGCAACCCGTTTGTCTTCCTGTACCTGCTGCAGATTGCCGTGGGGGCCATGCTGCTGCGCGGGGGCTACATCTGGTCCATCGTGGTCGTGGCATCGGCCTGCGTCATGCTGCTTTCACAGCACAGCCAACCCCTGCCGCTGGCCACCAATGTGCACGACGGCTGGGCCAGCCCCTATGTACTGGGCCTGCTGGTGTGCTTCATGCTCAACGCCATCCTGGTCGTGATCTTCATCACCCGCATCAGCCACAACCTGCGCCGACGCGATGCGCGGCTGGCCGCCGTGCGCCAGCGTGCGGCGGAAGAAGAACACATCGTGCGCATGGGGCTGCTCGCCTCTGGCGCCGCGCACGAATTGGGCACGCCCCTGGCCACCCTGGCCGTGATCCTGGGCGACTGGAAACGCGTCCCCGCACTGGCCTCCGACGCTACGCTGCAAGAAGACATTGCGGAGATGGAAGCCCAGGTCAAACGCTGTAAAACCATCGTCAGCGGCATCCTGCTTTCAGCGGGCGAGACACGGGGCGAGCTCTCCAGCCAGACCACCGTGCGCCAGTTTCTGGACACCCTGGTGCAGGACTGGCGCACCACCCGGTCGGTGCAAGAGTTCGTGTACGACAACCTCATCGAAGACGACAGCCCCATGGTGGCCGATGTCACGCTCGAGCAAATGGTCTTCAATGTGCTGGACAATGCGCGAGACGCATCGCCGCACTGGGTGAGCTTGCAGGCACAGCGCGATGCCGATGCGTTGCGAATCGTGGTCACCGACCGGGGTCCGGGCTTCACCACCGACGTGCTCACGCACCTCGGAACGCCCTACCAGTCCACCAAAGGGCGCCCCGGTGGCGGCTTGGGCCTGTTCCTGTCGATGAACGTGGCGCGCACGCTGGGCGGCAGTGTGGTGGCACACAACCGGCCAGGCGGCGGCGCCGAGGTCACCATCACGCTATCGCTGCCCGCCATCACCCTGCAAGCCACCGCCCCCGAGGACCATGGACACTGA